The Megasphaera elsdenii DSM 20460 genome includes the window TAGCGCCGATATTTCTCGCCGTACTCATCTGCCGCCTGCAAGAGTCCCCGGAAATTGAGCAGTCCCGTCACGTCGTCGACAAAACTTCTCTGCCGGAGCCGCGCCTGACGGGCATCGGCATACTCTAAATCTTCAAAATACCCCAGCAATCCGATAATACGTCTCCCGCGATAGATAGGAAATTTGGTAGCGGCAATTCGATGCGGTCGGCCTTGGACGAGACATTCTCCGACAACACAGTGCGTGACCTCGCCTTTTTCAAGGACAGCCCATTCGGCCTCTTCATACTTTTTCCCCTGGATATGCCAGCCAATATCCTCATCGGTTTTCCCGATGAGGCTTTTTTCATCTTTTAAGCCGTAATAATCGAGGAAAGCCTGACTAACGCCAGCAAAACGCCGTTTTCGGTCTTTCCAGAAGAATTTGATATCCGAATAACGAATCATGGCCTGACACAGTTCCCGCAGGATACGGAAATAAGGCTGCCGGACCGGTTCCAGTTCATGGAGGCCCAAAGAGGTAGCCAGTATCGGCAGTAAGCTCTTGCGGTCCCGTGCCGTTTCCCATATATCATCGCGGCAGCACAGTAGAACCCCTTGCCGGCCGCCGTTGCGCAGGAGCATAGCTAAATAGACTGTCCAGCGATAGCTGCCGTCAGCTTGCTTGATGCGGAAGACACTGCCCGTGCTATTCGTCTGCGACTTGCCGGCCTGGCGGCGTACATTGTCGAAATCGAGGAATGCTAAAAAACGTTTCCTGTCGTCATCATGGACGAAGCGGGTCGCATAATCGGTCAGCAGACGGAGGATACCCTTCTGGGCCTGCCCTTGGGCCCAGTTGGGCATCACCGTCTTGATAACTTCAAAGGTATCGTCCTGGGGATTCAGATAATACAAGCCCTTATAGAGTTGGAGGATGTTGCGCAGTAAATAATCAATGCGATGGGCTTCCTTATCTTCTCTGGCATCAGCAATGTTATAAATCCAGGCGCGGCACAGATAACGGCCCTGGGTCCCGCCGATTAGCCCCAGATGAAGCTGCAAATAGTGATCTTCCTCGATATAGGTCACGACCTGTTCCTGACTGGATACAATGAGTTCCTCCAAGCAAGGCTGCAACCGCTGGCGGAAAGAAAGGTTCTCAATCCGCAAGGGCAGGTCTTTCCCATTATAGGCTGGCAAAGCTTGGCGAATAATCTGGCGGAAAGCCTGATTGGCTGACAGCACGACGACCTGTTTCCCATCATAGTGAAAGATAGCCACAGGGACATCGGTCACGACATTGATGAGGCCAGCCTTATCATAGACCGATTCTTCCCGCCGCGTTTCCTGGCCGTACTCATAGTTCTCACAAAAGATCTGTATGTCTTCATAAGACATGGGCTGTCCCCAATAATAGCCCTGTATCTTTTCACAACCAATGGCCTTCAAAAAGTCGACTTGGGCCTTCGTTTCTGCTCCTTCAGCCAGGGTATGGACACCCAGTTCCTTGGCCATGAGGACGATAGCCTTGAGGATGCGGCGGCTCTTTTCATTGAAATTGCGCAAAAAGGCCATGTCGATCTTGAGTTCATCGAAATGATAGTTATGCAGGACGTTGAGCGACGAATAGGCACTGCCGAAGTCATCGAGCCAGACCTGATAGCCAGACCGCTGAAACTGCCGCAAGGTCTGAATCAAGTTATGCTTCTCTTTGACCAGCGCCGTTTCCGTCACTTCGATGCGGATATAGTCCCGCTGCAGGTCATAGCGGGATATGACATTTTCAACCATCCTAAAAGGGTCCATAAGGTTGAAATCATGGCGCGATAAATTGATTGACACCGGCAGGACAGGCTGTTTATTGGCCAGCCGGTAATGAAGCTGTTTGGCTACCTGATTGAGAACATAGCAATCCAATTTATGAATGAGCCGAGCCTGTTCCAGGACGGGAATGAAGACATTCGGCGTGAGCCGGCCGTAGACAGGATCTTCCCAACGGGCTAGGGCTTCAACACCGCAGATTTTCCCAGTCATGGTCCGGACGACGGGCTGATAATAGACCTTGATATGCCCCTTTTCCAAAGCGGCATTGAAATTTTCCAGGACGAAAGCCCGCTTTTCCAAGGCTTCGCCCATATCCCGCGTATAGACGGCCCAACAGCGCGTAGCATCGGTTTTGATTGTATCACAGGCGATTTTAGCCATATCAAAAGTATGGCGCACGATATAAATGTCGTCTTTTTCCAACAGGCAGACGCCAGCCTTCAAGACGATGTTGGAATTATTGATATAGGCATTGACGCGGCTGCAAACGACTTCTATAGTCTGGAATAAATCTTTCTTCATCGCCAATACCGCGAACCCGTCGGCAGAGAGATGCGAAATCAAGGCATCCGGAAAAGACTGCTGCAGCACAGAGGCGATGTATTTGAGGCAATGGTCGCCAGCAGCCAAGCCATGGAGTGAATTATAAAGGCGGAAGTTCGTAAGGTTGAAATAAGTCGGGCAATATAATGACAGACGGCCTTTAGGACTTTCCTGCCGAGCCACCATCAAGGCTTTCCTAAAGAACAGGCGCATACCGAGCAGCCCCGTCAGTGGATCGTTCTGGGCGCTGCTGCCTTTTAGTTCACTGCTGATGATCTGCAGCAGCCAGGCCTTCGTCCCATCCTCGAAGGAAATAACACTGGCCGAACCTTCGGCCCGGCGAAAGTGGTCATCCCGCGTGCGGAAGCGGAAAGTCACAAAACCAGTCTGGTCCGAGCCGGCCATATGGGCGATAGGATAATAGTCCTCGGCATCGACCATGCCCTGCAGCCGCTTCCCGGTAAAGCGGTAAAAATCCGCTTCATCAGTACAATGGTAAATCTTCAGCATCCCTTTATTGACAAATAAAATAGGCTCTCCCGGTTCCATCCCGATCAGGCAGATACCTGACGTCAACCGGTCGTAATAGCGATGTAGCTCTGCTCGCATCTCCCCTATTCCCATAACAAATCACGTCCTCTATCGTCATTACAAATACTATAATTATCGTTTACAAATTATAAATTAATTATAGCATAAGCCCATTTAAGTTTTTAGTACTTAGGTGAATTGTTTAGTCCGTTTTTGACATAAAAAAAAGACCTGTGTACGGAATCGTACACAGGTCTGCTAATTTCACAAAGGAAATTATTTGAGTTCTACTCCCTCGGCTTTTCCCCAAAATGAGAATGGCTTCACTAAGCCATTTTTAAAGCATCATTTTTTCAAAATCAGCCTCATTTTCGCAGTTTTAAAAAAAAATAGTATCATTTGAGTATCACTGACCAGTATCCTTTACGGTGCGTTCCCATGCGTTTTAGATAGCCTTTTTCCTGCAGCTTCTTCGTATGATATTTTATAGTACCAAGGGACAGCGACGTGGCCATCGCAATTTCCGATTGCGTGCTGTCTGGTTTCTTTTGGATATATGCTAAAATAGCTTCTTCCTTATCATTTAATGTTACAGGCAGATTCGTTCCAGTTTGGTCAGTGTTTTTAGTTTGGTTAGCGGTTTGGTCAGTAGTTTGGTCAGTTTTTGGTGTTTGGTCAGTTTTTCGATACAAGTTTACCCGCAAATCGCCATCAAAATCAAGAATTTCCGGTTCCCTCAGCCCATAATCACGGCAATCCCGCAAAATACGCGGAAAGCCACTGCCCCACTTTTCAATCAGATTCATGTAAGCAAAAGCATTGGCCAAGGCCCGGTTGCGAATCTTTGAAAATCCTTCTTTCATTTTTTCAGGCGTTACACCGCGCATCAGGCCGCCTGGAGAAGTAACTTCCAATCGATCTGAAAAAAGAGCAATCTGAATGGATCCCGGCTCCAAATAATTACGATGTACAAGTGCATTGGCAATTAATTCACGGATACTATCCGGAGGCAGTTCATAAATATCCTGTCGATAGACTCCCTGAAATCTAGCACCCATGTTGATTTTTTCAAGCACGTACTGATATGCTTTTTCCACTTGTTCCTGAATCGGTGCATTAATTTCCCGTTTATCGATAAAAACGGCTCTATCTTCCGTTTTAAACACAGCACATTGAACAACTGGAGGATACCCAGCCTGATGTGTCAGCATCGCATATGCATAGGTTGGTATAAGCTGGCCTTTATGTTCAAGCAAAACGCCCCACGAAATGAGCTGATTGACCGTCAACTCTTTGATTTCTTGACGCTGGAAATCTGATGCTGCATTTTTTTTAGCCGTTTCTCTCATCGAATGGCATAATGCTGCCACATCAGCTTGCTTCACTTTCAGATTCGGAATCGGTTGTTGATCGAAAAATTTATTTTTCCCTTCTAAAAGCAATTCCTGCAGCATTGCCTGATCCGCAGGACGCGTTGTTCCAGCCGTCCGGATATAGGTTCCTTTCACAAGCCCCTTCTTTTTGATATAATACGGGCGCTGCATTCCTGGCGCAATCTCCAAAATGATAAGCGATTTTCCCTTTACTTCCTGAATAAAAAGATCCGGAATAATCATCGGCGCACAGCTATCCGTAACCGCACTAGTAATAGCATCCATCAGTCGAAAAAGGTCGCTCTGGGGAATACCAACAACCTGCATCGTTCCGTCTTCAATACCAAATACAATCCGCCCGCCATCTCCATTAGCAAAGGCAACAACAGATTTCATATATTTCTGGCTGTCTTCCGGAACCATTTCCTTATATTCTATGTTTTTAGACTCCCCTTGAAGCAATGAATCTTTTTCCATCCCTATTGCCGCCTCCTCTCAGACTCATTGTAGCAGATTATAAAATTTCCGACAATAAAGCAAGGCCCCCGTACCGCTAGTGCAGGGGGCTTGTCACATAGACACTCATATTATTTTTACCAAAGATAACTAGTACCCGGATTATCTTCACTGGTTCTTGAAGCTTCTTTCATAATTCGTTCCTTTGTTGCTTCCGGCAAGGCGTCTTTAAAGACTTTTTGAAAACAATCCATACAAAGTGATGCACCGATGTATTCTGTTTTATTCGTTACATTGTCCCACCAAGTCCAATCAAGTTTGTTCTCTGGTGTGATGCAATCGTGTGCCTCTGCTTCTACGATAAATTTTTCGCCCTGGGCATATTTTTTCAAACTCTATATTCATAACAACTATCTCTTGCAGGGCATTGCTTATCACCAACAGGGGTTCCATCAGAACTTGATATTTGCCTCATTAGGGAGGTAAAATAGTTTGTTTAAATCGGTTATTGCACAAATCCAATTTATCCCACATAATTGGGTAATCAAACATTAAGGATTGAAAGCCTCTTGCCAAGGATTCGAATTTTCTGAGGCTTTTGCATAAGCCGATAAAACAGTGGAGGGACAAATCATTCTATGAATTGATAGACAAAATACTTTTTAAAAACTATGCTAAAAATTTCAAAAATCAGGCTATGCACAGAATTCGCGCGGGACGCCCACACGGCGTCCCCTACAGCACAAGACCTTCGGCCGTGAATTATTTGATATTACCTATATGAGATTTTTAACAATTCACGTGGCGCAGCCCGTTCGTAGGGGCGTCCCTAATCGGAATAAGGTAAAATATATTTCGCAAATTCAATTTCATAAAAAATAGACATAGTCTATTGCCGCTAGTACAATTAAGTTACCACACAAAATTCGTAAGGAGGCAATAGACCATGTTTGGTAATATTATACAACTTAATGAGGATCTTATAAAGAATAATTTAAAGGATCTTGTACGCAACAGTGTAGAGGAAACACTGAACGCCCTGCTCGACCACGAGGCGGATGAACTCGTCCGCACTGGCAAGTATGAGCGAACGGGAGACCGTAAGGGCTACCGTTCCGGTCATTACGAGCGGAATTTTGGCACGACTTCCGGCGAAGTCAGATTACGCGTACCGAAGCTCAAGGGCATCCAGTTTGAAACGGCCATCATCGAGCGCTATAAACGCCGTGAATGCTCTGTCGAGGAAGCCCTTATTGAGATGTACCTGGCCGGCGTATCCGTGCGCCGTGTCGAAGATATCACCGAATTGCTTTGGGGCATAAAGGTCTCCTCTGGCATCATCAGCAATCTCAACCAGAAGGCATACAAGCACATCGAGGAATGGCGTCAGCGTCCTTTAACGGGGGAATATCCGTATTATGAACATGGAGCATCTATTCAAGAGGGAAATTGAGCAGCCAAATGACGAGGAAAATCCATATATCTGATTACGATATTTACTGGCGGATGAAATGAATTTGCGAAAGAATCTTGACACTATCGGCGTCCCCTACACCGGCCGTGAATTATTTTGATAGTCGCCCTTATTAGGGGAGGCTTACGCGGCACAGTCGCATCTGAATTCAAATTTATAAAAAAAGCTGCCGCACGATTGTGCAGCAGCTTTTGTAATTTCACAAAGGAAATTATTTGAGTTCGACAGTAGCGCCAGCTTCTTCGAGTTTAGCTTTGAGAGCTTCAGCGTCAGCTTTAGCAACGCCTTCTTTAACAGCTTTCGGAGCGCCGTCAACGAGAGCTTTAGCGTCTTTCAAGCCGAGGCCGGTAACTTCACGGACAACTTTGATAACGCCGATTTTTTTGTCGCCAGCAGACTGGAGAATGACGTCAAATTCGGATTTTTCTTCAGCAGCAGCAGCGCCAGCAGCCGGAGCAGCAGCAACAGCAACCGGAGCAGCAGCGGAAACGCCGAATTTGTCTTCCATAGCTTTTACGAGTTCGGAAAGTTCGAGAACAGTCATATTTTCAATGGCTTCCATGATTTCTTCTTTAGTCATTTTGAAATACCTCCATAGTATCAATTTTTGAGTTTAATTTTTTAGTTATGTAAGCTAATTAAGCAGTTTCCTGTTCTGCTTTTTTAGCGCGTACAGCGTCAAGCACATAAACCATGTTGCGGATATTGCCCTGGAGTACGTTGACAAGGCCAGAGATAGGAGCCTGCATGCTGCCAACCAATTTTGCGAGGAGTTCTTCGCGGCTCGGCAAGCTTGCCAGAGCGTCAACAGCTGCAACATCAATGACCTGACCATCAACTAAGCCTGCTTTTACAGTCAAAGCTTCGGTCTTTGTTTCTTTGATGAATTCTTTGAGGATCTTAGCCGGAGCTACAGCGTCTTCTGCGGAAAATGCGAGAGCTGTCGGGCCTTCGAGAATTGCATCTAATGCGTTATAGCCGAGTTCGTCAGCGGCGATACGGGTCAACGTGTTTTTGATGACTTTGTATTCAACACCGCCTTCGCGGAACTTACGGCGAAGTTTCGTGACATCAGCTACGGTGAGGCCGGAGAAACCAACGAAAACAGCGCCCTGAGCGGACTGCAGTTTTTCTTTCATTTCTTCAACGACAGCGGCTTTTGCCGGAGAAACCGGATGATTTGCATATGTGGACATGAGTTCGATACACCTCCTTGAACTGGGATTTATATCGTCTTAGCAATCAAAAACGGCCTCATGGAAACCACGAGGCCGAACTAGTCAAAGTCAGATATCTGCTAGTTTCATAGCCTCAGATGGCGGACATACGTCCATTATACATACCTTCAGTCTACAGCTAAGAGAGATATTAATTTTCTTCTTTCTTTGCAGCACCTTTGATGCTGTACTGATTGATGTGGATGCCAGGGCCCATCGTGGAGCTAACCGTGATGGATTTAATGTACTGGCCTTTTGCACCCGACGGTTTAACTTTGATGAGTGTATCAACCAAAGCAGTCAGGTTATCAATCAATTTATCTGCTTCGAAAGATTTTTTACCGATAGAAGAATGAATGTTGCCGGCTTTATCCGTACGGTATTCAACTTTACCAGCTTTACTTTCGCTAACAGCTTTTGTAACGTCCATCGTGACAGTACCAACCTTCGGGTTAGGCATGAGGCCTTTAGGACCGAGGATTTTACCGAGACGACCAACTTTACCCATCATGTTCGGAGTAGCGATTGCTACGTCGAATTCGAGCCAGCCACCTTTGATCTTTTCTACGAGATCATCAGCACCGACATAGTCAGCGCCAGCAGCTAAAGCTTCTTTTTCTTTATCGCCCTGAGCAAATACGAGGACGGTCTTGGATTTACCAGTGCCGTGGGGCAGTACCAAGGCGCCGCGGACCTGCTGGTCGGCGTATTTCGGATCTACGTTAAGGTTTACGGCCAATTCAACAGTTTCGTCGAATTTAGCAGTATCCATCTTTTTCAAGATGTCGATTGCTTCTGCAACATCATACTGTTTCTGTTTATCGAACAGTTTTGCAGCTTCAGCATATTTCTTGCCTACTTTTGCCATGTTTCTTCCTCCTTATGTGGTTTAGCGGGTTACCCCTTCCACGGGCAGAGAACCATCGAATTAGTCGACGATTTCGATACCCATGCTGCGAGCTGTACCTTCAATCATCTTCATAGCAGCTTCAACGTCGTTAGCGTTGAGGTCCGGCATCTTAGTCGTTGCGATTTCGCGGACTTTGTCGCGGCCCAATTTAGCTACTTTTTTCTTGTTCGGTTCGCCCGAAGCTTTGTCCAAACCTGCTGCTTTCTTCAAGAGAACGGCAGCCGGCGGTGTTTTCGTAATGAAAGTGAAGGAACGGTCTTCATAGACTGTGATTTCGACAGGGATGATGAAGCCAGCCTGTTTAGCTGTACGTTCGTTAAATTCCTTGACGAAAGCCATGATGTTGACACCAGCCTGGCCTAATGCAGGGCCAATCGGAGGCGCCGGAGTTGCTTTACCAGCTTCACACTGGAGTTTTACCATTCTTGCTACTTTTTTTGCCATGGTGAGTTACACCTCCTTACATTACAAGATGTGGTCAAACGAATCTTGCGATTCTCCCACTCGCGGCAAGTCGCCGCATTTAGAAGTATTTATTCCAGACCCTTCTCGATTTGAGAATAGTCGACTTCTACTGGAGTTTCTCGGCCAAACATATTAACAAGGCCTTTGACAGTCCCTTTTTCTTCATTGATTTCCGTTACGACGGCCATGCAATTTTCAAAAGGACCTTCGGTAATGCGCACTTCTTCGCCAACTTCGACAGAGATATGCGTTTTCGGTTCGCTTTCAATTCCCTGGGTCTTCAGAATCTTTTCGACTTCTTTCGGTTCCAGCGGAATCGGTTTAGTAGCCGAGCCAACAAACCCGGTGACACCCGGCGTATTGCGGACGACATACCAGGAACGGTCATTGACTTCCATTTCGATGAGAACGTAGCCAGGGAATACTTTCCGTTTGACTGTCCGTTTCTTACCGTCCTTGACGTCAATTTCATCTTCCATTGGAATGAGGATACGGTTAATGACGTTTTCCAAACCCATGGATTTGACTTTCTGTTCCAGCGTCTGCATTACTTTATTTTCATAACCAGAATACGTATGGATGACATACCATTTCATATCTGCTTCCATTTAAGCGCAAGCCCCCTATCCGACAACAAGCTGGAGTAACTTGAACAGCTGTGAAAATACGCCGTCAGCTACGCCAATGATTACCATTACGACGATTGTAGCGACGATGACCATAACCGTGTAGTTGATCAATTCCTTCTTCGTCGGCCAGATGACTTTTTTCATTTCTACCTTTACGCCAGATAAAAATGATTTGCCCGCGTTCTTCTTCTTGTTCTTATTCTTTTGTGCTGCTTTTTTAGCTGAAAGTGCCATATAACCTCTCACATCCAAATAAGATTAGCACAATCTTATTCACTCAATTATTTCGTTTCTTTGTGTAATGTTTCTTTTTTGCAGAACGGGCAGTATTTTTTCAGTTCCAAACGATCC containing:
- the rplA gene encoding 50S ribosomal protein L1 — its product is MAKVGKKYAEAAKLFDKQKQYDVAEAIDILKKMDTAKFDETVELAVNLNVDPKYADQQVRGALVLPHGTGKSKTVLVFAQGDKEKEALAAGADYVGADDLVEKIKGGWLEFDVAIATPNMMGKVGRLGKILGPKGLMPNPKVGTVTMDVTKAVSESKAGKVEYRTDKAGNIHSSIGKKSFEADKLIDNLTALVDTLIKVKPSGAKGQYIKSITVSSTMGPGIHINQYSIKGAAKKEEN
- the secE gene encoding preprotein translocase subunit SecE gives rise to the protein MALSAKKAAQKNKNKKKNAGKSFLSGVKVEMKKVIWPTKKELINYTVMVIVATIVVMVIIGVADGVFSQLFKLLQLVVG
- the rplJ gene encoding 50S ribosomal protein L10, which translates into the protein MSTYANHPVSPAKAAVVEEMKEKLQSAQGAVFVGFSGLTVADVTKLRRKFREGGVEYKVIKNTLTRIAADELGYNALDAILEGPTALAFSAEDAVAPAKILKEFIKETKTEALTVKAGLVDGQVIDVAAVDALASLPSREELLAKLVGSMQAPISGLVNVLQGNIRNMVYVLDAVRAKKAEQETA
- the rplK gene encoding 50S ribosomal protein L11, with product MAKKVARMVKLQCEAGKATPAPPIGPALGQAGVNIMAFVKEFNERTAKQAGFIIPVEITVYEDRSFTFITKTPPAAVLLKKAAGLDKASGEPNKKKVAKLGRDKVREIATTKMPDLNANDVEAAMKMIEGTARSMGIEIVD
- a CDS encoding ATP-binding protein — translated: MEKDSLLQGESKNIEYKEMVPEDSQKYMKSVVAFANGDGGRIVFGIEDGTMQVVGIPQSDLFRLMDAITSAVTDSCAPMIIPDLFIQEVKGKSLIILEIAPGMQRPYYIKKKGLVKGTYIRTAGTTRPADQAMLQELLLEGKNKFFDQQPIPNLKVKQADVAALCHSMRETAKKNAASDFQRQEIKELTVNQLISWGVLLEHKGQLIPTYAYAMLTHQAGYPPVVQCAVFKTEDRAVFIDKREINAPIQEQVEKAYQYVLEKINMGARFQGVYRQDIYELPPDSIRELIANALVHRNYLEPGSIQIALFSDRLEVTSPGGLMRGVTPEKMKEGFSKIRNRALANAFAYMNLIEKWGSGFPRILRDCRDYGLREPEILDFDGDLRVNLYRKTDQTPKTDQTTDQTANQTKNTDQTGTNLPVTLNDKEEAILAYIQKKPDSTQSEIAMATSLSLGTIKYHTKKLQEKGYLKRMGTHRKGYWSVILK
- the rplL gene encoding 50S ribosomal protein L7/L12, translated to MTKEEIMEAIENMTVLELSELVKAMEDKFGVSAAAPVAVAAAPAAGAAAAEEKSEFDVILQSAGDKKIGVIKVVREVTGLGLKDAKALVDGAPKAVKEGVAKADAEALKAKLEEAGATVELK
- the nusG gene encoding transcription termination/antitermination protein NusG, producing the protein MEADMKWYVIHTYSGYENKVMQTLEQKVKSMGLENVINRILIPMEDEIDVKDGKKRTVKRKVFPGYVLIEMEVNDRSWYVVRNTPGVTGFVGSATKPIPLEPKEVEKILKTQGIESEPKTHISVEVGEEVRITEGPFENCMAVVTEINEEKGTVKGLVNMFGRETPVEVDYSQIEKGLE
- a CDS encoding EAL domain-containing protein, whose translation is MRAELHRYYDRLTSGICLIGMEPGEPILFVNKGMLKIYHCTDEADFYRFTGKRLQGMVDAEDYYPIAHMAGSDQTGFVTFRFRTRDDHFRRAEGSASVISFEDGTKAWLLQIISSELKGSSAQNDPLTGLLGMRLFFRKALMVARQESPKGRLSLYCPTYFNLTNFRLYNSLHGLAAGDHCLKYIASVLQQSFPDALISHLSADGFAVLAMKKDLFQTIEVVCSRVNAYINNSNIVLKAGVCLLEKDDIYIVRHTFDMAKIACDTIKTDATRCWAVYTRDMGEALEKRAFVLENFNAALEKGHIKVYYQPVVRTMTGKICGVEALARWEDPVYGRLTPNVFIPVLEQARLIHKLDCYVLNQVAKQLHYRLANKQPVLPVSINLSRHDFNLMDPFRMVENVISRYDLQRDYIRIEVTETALVKEKHNLIQTLRQFQRSGYQVWLDDFGSAYSSLNVLHNYHFDELKIDMAFLRNFNEKSRRILKAIVLMAKELGVHTLAEGAETKAQVDFLKAIGCEKIQGYYWGQPMSYEDIQIFCENYEYGQETRREESVYDKAGLINVVTDVPVAIFHYDGKQVVVLSANQAFRQIIRQALPAYNGKDLPLRIENLSFRQRLQPCLEELIVSSQEQVVTYIEEDHYLQLHLGLIGGTQGRYLCRAWIYNIADAREDKEAHRIDYLLRNILQLYKGLYYLNPQDDTFEVIKTVMPNWAQGQAQKGILRLLTDYATRFVHDDDRKRFLAFLDFDNVRRQAGKSQTNSTGSVFRIKQADGSYRWTVYLAMLLRNGGRQGVLLCCRDDIWETARDRKSLLPILATSLGLHELEPVRQPYFRILRELCQAMIRYSDIKFFWKDRKRRFAGVSQAFLDYYGLKDEKSLIGKTDEDIGWHIQGKKYEEAEWAVLEKGEVTHCVVGECLVQGRPHRIAATKFPIYRGRRIIGLLGYFEDLEYADARQARLRQRSFVDDVTGLLNFRGLLQAADEYGEKYRRYGRDYTCVLLEVPAYEALFQEYGDEVGQKLLQAITQQLMAFHTLNETLAHLSGSRFCCIIPKTIDDDFRNKMLSLVDAIHGITNIGDYSCTLYLQYAVAQGSEGQDFDEVMMLLRKRLNEVNEQQYGQAIYIGDRLVFDKEKFDKLDEEVSIIAPDTYELVYVNEYMQKSYGLSNTYSWVGEKCYKILAGLDAPCQDCINGQLRRDCFYTTTRRNRKTRQNLLMRATLIPWQGKNYRFSMAVNIDPYISHDLAENNVIFREVMANEVIAIGMREANPDVGLQKMLEKIGHSLQAERVLIFEEQGSQVSATYEWHQENLQPVARTVQHIPINSLRPLYDTFDTKQMAIIEDAPEFIRTHPGFHPYIPDCRRLVSGHLTQSGKSLGFTEVINPSALAFKSAGLLLSTLTLFLAIMLRNRDIFRSLESISTTDQLTGVGNRRGFAEYRQTLPDGISLAFIFGDLNGLKQINDTQGHEVGDQLIRQAAQIMKNLTGDIAVFRMGGDEFIIVAKDADEAQAQRLVNDLRARYRSSGISMALGYIVCQTPIANIDDVLSQVDKKMYADKERIYGRRHP